In the genome of Siniperca chuatsi isolate FFG_IHB_CAS linkage group LG14, ASM2008510v1, whole genome shotgun sequence, the window ATCCTTTCAAATGTTAAAGTTTAGAACTGCTGATATGGGTGCCTGAGTGTGCTGCAAACATACAGCTTCAAATCAGCACTGTGTCTCCAAAGTTATTCCCATGTCACTGCATTTTAACGGTTGAATGTGTAGTGTGATTAAACGCTACCTTTTGTgattatatactgtgtatagTCCATGCAAATGCTGTTTATCACTTGTGTGATATAAAACCGGAGGTCAGATTTAAAATTAAAGTATATACTCTGCTGGAAGTGCATACTTTCAGAAGATGTAATGCCTCTTATGGCTGGCATATTGGACGGACACAATAGCTAGGAAACAGCTGAAAGCATctctaaacagattttttttttacatacaattaaacattttttaaatctctggACTGGTTTGGACTGGGAACTAATATTTCTCCAGTGATGAATGagttttttatgtgtgtttggaaCCCATTAGCATTGTAGCTAGCATAAACCAATCATCTAATGAGCTAACTATCAGGATCATCTTGTTCACACGGTAACAAACACTTTGTGGCTAGTAGACGCAGCTCTCGATACCTTGGAGGGTTTTCCCGGCTGGTAGTTTCGGAACCTCTGGATGCTCTGGATCCCTTCTTCAGATTCACGGTTCTTCAGGATTTCTTCATCTGAGATTGTCTCAATCTCCCCTCTGACAGTCAGTGGTCCCCCTGACCTCGCCGTCACCGCTCCACACAGACTGCCGATTGGCCGGCTTATATTTATCTGTGTGGGAGCAGCCAGTGGTGGTTGCCCTGGTCTGTCCTGAGCGAGCTGCGGCTCTGAGGCGTCTGAACTTGACTCTGACTGTACTGACAAGCTACTTTTTTCACCCTGCAGTTCTGATTGATGGTCAGACGCTTCTTTTGATTGGTTGTTGTCTTTCTGTGAGTCCTGTAATAGGTCAGACACGATTCTGTGTGTAGACAGAGGTGACGCTCCAGTtgtttcttgctgagagtcCAGTAGTGAAGCTTGTTGTCGCTCCTTTATGAGAACGTCTCTGTAGAGAGAGTCCATTGGATCAGAGGACGACTCCCCCTGCTGGCCCTCCTGGTTATCTTCATCTGTGAAGGAAAATACAACAACACAGGTGAGATCTTCTGCTATGGCCCTAAGAGACATGACAGTGACGGTTTCACTGTATTTCTCTCGTCTGTGCTGTTGTTTTGAACAGCTTTATGTATCCTCCTGTTCTGCTATTTTCCTACTTTACCCATTCTAATTTCTTTAGAAAATCCATTTCATGTTCTCAGACTTCTGTGATCATTCCAACATCACATAATTTCTCCTTTCATTAACTTGAATTTGAGATATTATACAATGTATTTGTTGGAAAATCTAATCAATAACATCATAAAGtttgaagtttgaaaatgaaagcaatGCTGCCAGTCAAAATATAGGCCAACAGCAAGTTGTTTAATTCCTCACTGGCAGTTGCATGAAGATACCACAACATATTTAGGACTtctaaaactgaactgaagatGTATGAAGGTTATAAATTAAGACCTGGAATGTAAACAACATCATTTTACCTTTCTAGAAACTCTGCTCTAAATCTGTTGATCAAGAAACTGAAGTCTACTCTATTGATAAGAGTTTCTAAAGTAAGAAACTCTCTTAAGCGACTGAAATGTGATAGTAAATGTGTCCCTGTAAACCAGTTGTTTCTTATGCTTCATGTTTGGAGGTGAGATGTTTTTGTACAGTTCTTGGGATTAACCAGTCACCTTCAAAACTACCAGTCACCTTCAAAACTTTTATCTCTCTTATCATTTCACCTCTCTGTTttgttattacaaaaataaattcagttcAGCATGTCCCTTATACTGGTCAGCCCGTACACAACACTGTTTATTTTCCAGCACTCCGTACCTCTATGATAAAGCGCAGTGAGGAAACCCAGGCGATCATTTCCCCGGAAAAGCGCTCGTTCGATCTCCATCTCCCGGCGTGACAGTGGGCGGCTGGCGGCGAAGCGTTGTGGGCGGGACAGGAGCTCTGCCCTGGCTTCAATCTTGTCTCTGATCACTTGCAGGCGCTGCTGCTTCGCACCTGGAGCTGCGCACACACCATGGGACTGTGTGGGTACAAAGTCAGGGGTCAGACATTAGTTTGTTGGATGAAGTTTATATATAGGATGTATATCAGTGTTTCCTCAGAGATTAAGAAGTTAGATTTGGCCTACATGATTATACAAGCATATTTAACACTTAATCTGATTTACATAAACAGTTATATATTTGGATGTTTCattaatttgttgtttaaaaactgAGCATAAAAATCATCAGTCACTTTTCCCCAAACGGAAGGgaataattatattttgttatgcATGTGGTGTACATTTCTAGCCAGCTGTGAATGGAATAGAGACTAAATATATAGGTCATGAGGATGTAAATAAAGATACTTAGATCTctatttttaagtatttttttaggCCTTACACATGCAATgcagtagaagaagaaataaacacTCATAATTTATACCTAAGAGCACATGAATGTGTTTGGATTAAGAAAAGATTAGGAGAACATGCACACTCCACACATGCAGGGCCCGGAATCtaacccagctcctcctgtcctgagccacctctctgtctccagcAGGTTTCACCTTCTCTGCTGCCTCCGGTGCGTCTCTGCTCTGCCACAGCTGGATCTCAGTGTCCGTTAGGCCCAGCTCCCGCAAGCTGGCCAGCTCCTTCTCCCCGTCCTGCAGGGCCTGGAACTGGGAGAGGCTTCGCACTCCAGCTGCCTGATCCCCAAACGGCCGGTAGAGCGCCGACGGGGCGAAGCACTGCCTCTTGGCTACACATCTGTAGGacagaatatattttaaaatgagatcAAGACTAAGACTTTTTGTGTATATGGTGTGTACATCATGCAGGATTCACTCATAGCTCTACCAAAAGCAGCTGCAAGGTCACATGAcctaaatgctgtttctgatTTTTTACAATAAGAAtttactgataaaaaaaaaagatagcaGAGTAAGAATATGTAGCCCTGAGGGTTGTGTATAAAAACTCCTCCAGGCTGCTCTGTGGGACCCTGTGAAGGCAACATAAcagagctttattttttttatatagcacaGAGCACGCTGGTGGGAATAAAGCTGCagacactgttttcttttcccacTGAGCTCCACAGGAACACACAGGCAGGTTTTATTTTTGAGAGGCTAACCATAATTtgcatttgaatgaaactttggACAAATATTTTTAATCTAATCCTAAACTCTCTGTGtttataaatcaaactgaactTCACACAGATTCATGTGTTGTGCGAGGAATGACGAGAATTTGATGAATCAATTCAATAGATGAACTACTCTACAACACTATACTACAGAACAGTTATACAGTTAAAAGGTGTTAAAATGTCTGTGGTAAATGAGTGGCTATAAGTACCTGTCATCAGGTATGATCTCCTAAACTGAGCTgaattaaaagacaaattatttaatttcagtaCTTATTAACACTAATGTCAGAATATCAAGCTAAAAAGGCTTAAAGGACTTTTACTAGTTGTAAGGTAACATAATGTCTTATAGTAGCTAGAAGTTTATGCTACTGTCAAGATCTGTTATCAGAGTGTTTCTCTGAAACTTTCACATTTCTTTGCAGAATGTATTGCAATATTGGTGCTATTGTACTGATAACATTAGGCAAGGGATTAGGCACATTTTTGTATCTACAACTTGTCCCAACCCCAGCACTGTAAGGACAATCTAGTTGGCTGGATGTACAAAGAATGTGGCCATAGGACATAATATAATGCCAAATTGTGCTGGACTGTAAATCCATATGGAGACAAAATGTCTGTGGAGGTTTGGATTTAACTTTCTCCACACATTATAATGTCATATTCTAATGGCAAACTCATCTTCTGGACATACAAACAGACAGTTTCTGACCGGTCAATGTCAACGTCAGtgtggagctgctgcagcaggaggCTGTGCAGCTGCCGCTGGCCCTCCgtctcctgctcctccagcaGCGGGCCGTCCTCACATGATCGCCGGCTCACTCTGACACAACACAGAGACATCAGTTCAGACACTCAGTGGATGCTTATACAAGAGCAGGAAAAGGACACATCCACTATCATCAACAAAGTGTTACTTTCAGGTGACAGTATTCTGCTATTTGGTGGACACTATTTAAAAGTGTCTTACAGTACCACACCTAAATTGTTAACTCACGAAAATATAACACGAGACAAAGGATTTTTGTAGAAGTGAATACCAGTTACGCGGGAAGTTGAATACATAACTTTTGTCTAGGGATGGACGACAAaaccagggctgcaactaacaattattttcattattgattaatctgcagattatctTCTTGATAAATCGACTGATTGTTTGGCTTATAAAATGCCCGAAAATAGTGAAGAATGCCCATCCCAATTTTACAAAGCCCCACGTGCAGTCTTCAGATTGATTGTTTCCCCTTTGAGCGACTAATAGTTGAATCGATTACTTGTTTATATACGATATATAACGTGAGGATAGAAATGTGTCAAAGATTTTTCGACACTGTTTATACTGAGCTAGGGATCCCTTTAATATCATTGGGTGTATTAGGCCATTGCAGGCAATGTTTCAAATCAATAAGCAGAGTTGCGTTATAGCAACATTGaatttacaggatttttgcatcaatgtgattaAGTACTTTAATTTGTCAGATATTTAATTCTGTCAAAAGCATACCATTTTTTATTCTGACACATTTTGACTGTTCAGTAATGGAATATTTTATCCATAGCGCCCACCACTACTTTAGTCTgaagagaaacaagaaaatgtgtaaaataaaagatgTACAGT includes:
- the rbm41 gene encoding RNA-binding protein 41 isoform X1, whose product is MRSLLQNSSTNCKINCLPARIHLQLTVTVMSCAALQRSRATGDPTPAAGRRAGRRAGGEHLQQNCALMHVEAQGGSMRRVSRRSCEDGPLLEEQETEGQRQLHSLLLQQLHTDVDIDRCVAKRQCFAPSALYRPFGDQAAGVRSLSQFQALQDGEKELASLRELGLTDTEIQLWQSRDAPEAAEKVKPAGDREVAQDRRSWSHGVCAAPGAKQQRLQVIRDKIEARAELLSRPQRFAASRPLSRREMEIERALFRGNDRLGFLTALYHRDEDNQEGQQGESSSDPMDSLYRDVLIKERQQASLLDSQQETTGASPLSTHRIVSDLLQDSQKDNNQSKEASDHQSELQGEKSSLSVQSESSSDASEPQLAQDRPGQPPLAAPTQINISRPIGSLCGAVTARSGGPLTVRGEIETISDEEILKNRESEEGIQSIQRFRNYQPGKPSKVLCVKNLSAQASVAQLVALFSRFEQENKPPVLYRLLTGRMKGQAFITLPDVETAQKALQLVHGYRLLGKPLVVEFGRERQEEEKQKKEEVQEGKK
- the rbm41 gene encoding RNA-binding protein 41 isoform X2; translation: MRSLLQNSSTNCKINCLPARIHLQLTVTVMSCAALQRSRATGDPTPAAGRRAGRRAGGEHLQQNCALMHVEAQGGSMRRVSRRSCEDGPLLEEQETEGQRQLHSLLLQQLHTDVDIDRCVAKRQCFAPSALYRPFGDQAAGVRSLSQFQALQDGEKELASLRELGLTDTEIQLWQSRDAPEAAEKSHGVCAAPGAKQQRLQVIRDKIEARAELLSRPQRFAASRPLSRREMEIERALFRGNDRLGFLTALYHRDEDNQEGQQGESSSDPMDSLYRDVLIKERQQASLLDSQQETTGASPLSTHRIVSDLLQDSQKDNNQSKEASDHQSELQGEKSSLSVQSESSSDASEPQLAQDRPGQPPLAAPTQINISRPIGSLCGAVTARSGGPLTVRGEIETISDEEILKNRESEEGIQSIQRFRNYQPGKPSKVLCVKNLSAQASVAQLVALFSRFEQENKPPVLYRLLTGRMKGQAFITLPDVETAQKALQLVHGYRLLGKPLVVEFGRERQEEEKQKKEEVQEGKK
- the rbm41 gene encoding RNA-binding protein 41 isoform X3 — protein: MYPHLLMPCCSSGCLLPSNGEEKHHVTLLTSASRLIEDTSAGWGGVSRRSCEDGPLLEEQETEGQRQLHSLLLQQLHTDVDIDRCVAKRQCFAPSALYRPFGDQAAGVRSLSQFQALQDGEKELASLRELGLTDTEIQLWQSRDAPEAAEKVKPAGDREVAQDRRSWSHGVCAAPGAKQQRLQVIRDKIEARAELLSRPQRFAASRPLSRREMEIERALFRGNDRLGFLTALYHRDEDNQEGQQGESSSDPMDSLYRDVLIKERQQASLLDSQQETTGASPLSTHRIVSDLLQDSQKDNNQSKEASDHQSELQGEKSSLSVQSESSSDASEPQLAQDRPGQPPLAAPTQINISRPIGSLCGAVTARSGGPLTVRGEIETISDEEILKNRESEEGIQSIQRFRNYQPGKPSKVLCVKNLSAQASVAQLVALFSRFEQENKPPVLYRLLTGRMKGQAFITLPDVETAQKALQLVHGYRLLGKPLVVEFGRERQEEEKQKKEEVQEGKK